The following coding sequences lie in one Danio rerio strain Tuebingen ecotype United States chromosome 3, GRCz12tu, whole genome shotgun sequence genomic window:
- the pheta2 gene encoding uncharacterized protein LOC556313 (The RefSeq protein has 1 substitution compared to this genomic sequence) — protein MKIHKKILTHYLSCTSPVDKEGYLYKKRERNTTYLRRWFVLKGNLLFYQERPGDRNLLGVIVLEGCMVQACETDGQFCFSLVFTGPGLRTYRLAADDHPSQESWIAALFCASHIYLSMIVRDLERRYEEAKRDKGLCVSIQTSEVTSAPNTIMASWYTGQPYFIQGTSIVPRDGRSYSTSSIAPTYVPNRPSNFSLHAPPAQFKATNKRSPKLWPKRNAHVTPLNGPAPSHSEWPMMGFDPLEEFSKLHEHYGNEVRQLRADWLKKKRKETGYIEEDLIDLG, from the exons ATGAAGATCCATAAGAAGATTCTAACCCATTACCTGTCCTGCACTTCACCTGTAGATAAGGAGGGATACCTCTACAAAAAG AGGGAGAGGAACACCACGTACCTGCGCCGCTGGTTTGTGCTGAAGGGGAATCTGCTGTTTTATCAGGAGCGTCCGGGTGATCGTAACCTGCTGGGTGTGATTGTGCTGGAGGGATGCATGGTGCAGGCGTGTGAGACGGACGGTCAGTTCTGTTTCTCTCTGGTGTTCACTGGACCAGGGCTACGGACCTATAGACTAGCTGCTGATGACCATCTCAGCCAGGAGAGCTGGATCGCTGCTCTATTCTGCGCCAGTCACATCTACCTCTCCATGATAGTCAGAGACCTGGAGAGACGATACGAAG aagccaaaagaGACAAAGGCCTTTGTGTTTCCATCCAGACCTCTGAAGTGACTTCAGCACCCAACACGATAATGGCTTCTTGGTACACCGGACAACCGTATTTTATACAAGGGACTTCCATAGTGCCCAGAGATGGGCGGAGCTACAGCACCAGTTCAATAGCACCTACATATGTGCCGAACAGGCCCAGCAACTTCAGTCTTCATGCCCCTCCAGCTCAGTTCAAAGCTACTAACAAAAGATCTCCAAAACTCTGGCCAAAGAGAAATGCTCACGTCACCCCTTTAAATGGTCCGGCACCATCTCATAGTGAGTGGCCAATGATGGGCTTCGATCCTTTGGAGGAATTCAGCAAATTGCATGAACACTATGGAAATGAGGTTAGGCAGCTAAGAGCTGATTGGCTGAAGAAGAAGCGCAAGGAAACTGGATACATAGAGGAGGACCTCATTGATCTTGGCTAG
- the cd2bp2 gene encoding CD2 antigen cytoplasmic tail-binding protein 2 (The RefSeq protein has 2 substitutions compared to this genomic sequence), with protein MSKRKVTFQDGDSEITLEEEIPKKKMVDGLTGPGSRFKEKHSLDSDEEDEVEDVDNSSKYDILASDDVEGQEGATIDYDEGVRITPFNLDEEMQEGHFDSEGNYFVNKEKDIRDNWLDNIDWVKVKEQPVKKKKGLAAKRKRRVGDEDEAEEEIKREEQRNDSEDEEEEKEKEPAEDPLAAYSHYQLTEAIIELLLPGETVSAALRRLGGLGGQKKKGRQRNGEEEKKEASNRDADKLDKLTALADRLVGIGEFEIYQQTYEKLAYQLKGMTRGKAAKTLGDEEEDKDELDMFGDDFDEKHDADKNEDNDNRKVSDEVMWEYKWENKESSELYGPFSSQQVQDWVDEGYFNDGVYCRRIGQEGASFYNSKRIDFDLYT; from the exons ATGTCGAAAAGGAAAGTGACGTTTCAGGATGGAGATAGTGAGATTACTTTGGAAGAAGAGATTCCGAAGAAAAAG ATGGTTGATGGTTTGACTGGCCCAGGATCCAGATTTAAGGAAAAACACTCTTTGGACAGTGATGAGGAAGACGAAGTAGAGGATGTAGACAATAGCAGTAAATATGACATCCTGGCCAGCGATGATGTGGAAG GTCAGGAAGGGGCGACCATTGACTATGATGAGGGTGTACGCATCACTCCTTTTAACCTTGATGAGGAAATGCAGGAGGGACACTTTGATTCAGAGGGAAACTATTTCGTTaacaaagagaaagatatcaggGACAACTGGCTGGATAACATTGACTGG GTGAAGGTAAAAGAGCAGCCTGTGAAAAAGAAGAAAGGCCTTGCAGCTAAGAGGAAGAGAAGAGTTGGTGATGAAGATGAGGCTGAGGAGGAGATAAAACGAGAGGAGCAGAGGAATGACAGTGAAGATgaggaggaagagaaagagaaagagccGGCAGAAGACCCTCTGGCTGCATACAGTCATTATCAACTCACAGAAGCCATCATTGAGCTGCTACTGCCCGGAGAAACTGTGTCTGCTGCTCTAAGAAGACTTGGTGGTCTTGGAGGACAGAAGAAGAAAGGAAGACAAAGAAATGGAGAGGAAGAGAAAAAGGAGGCTTCAAACAGAGATGCCGATAAACTTGACAAACTGACAGCATTGGCAGATAGACTGGTGGGCATTGGAGAGTTTGAAATCTATCAGCAGACATATGAAAAACTGGCCTACCAGCTGAAGGGGATGACTAGAGGAAAAGCAGCCAAAACACTAGGGGATGAAGAGGAGGATAAAGATGAGCTTGACATGTTTGGTGATGACTTTGATGAGAAGCATGATGCGGATAAAAATGAGGATAATGATAACAGGAAAG TGAGTGATGAGGTCATGTGGGAGTACAAGTGGGAAAATAAGGAAAGCTCTGAGCTCTACGGACCCTTCAGCAGCCAACAAATGCAG GACTGGGTGGATGAGGGCTACTTCAATGATGGAGTCTACTGCAGGAGGATTGACCAGGAAGGCGCTTCATTCTACAACTCAAAGAGGATAGACTTCGATCTTTACACATGA